In the Pseudorasbora parva isolate DD20220531a chromosome 23, ASM2467924v1, whole genome shotgun sequence genome, one interval contains:
- the gltpb gene encoding glycolipid transfer protein, with protein MALLLDQQFASLPDTNEIATKTFLESVSHLPPFFDCLGSKVFAPIKADINGNITKIKAVYDSDPVKYETLQQILLIEKSIYGSEWPKVGATLALMWLKRGLRFIQILLQSLADGERDEDNPNLIRMNITKAYDQALKRYHGWIVQKVFKAAQFAAPCRSDFLKALSKDQEVAEEECLAQVRQFLINFTANVDAIYEMYSVMNAELDYLV; from the exons ATGGCACTTTTGCTTGATCAGCAGTTTGCGTCGCTGCCAGACACCAATGAGATCGCTACGAAAACATTTCTGGAGTCAGTTTCTCATCTGCCACCTTTTTTCG ATTGCCTTGGTTCCAAGGTTTTTGCACCAATTAAGGCTGACATAAATGGAAACATCACA AAAATTAAAGCTGTCTACGACTCAGATCCAGTGAAGTATGAGACTCTTCAGCAGATACTGTTAATTGAGAAAAGCATCTATGGCTCAGAGTGGCCTAAAGTTGGAGCAACTCTAGCGCTTATGTGGTTAAAGAG AGGTCTGCGGTTCATTCAGATTTTACTGCAAAGTCTAGCTGATGGGGAGAGAGATGAGGACAATCCCAATCTTATTCGCATGAATATCACTAAAGCTTATGACCAAGCTCTCAAGAGGTACCACGGCTGGATTGTCCAGAAAGTTTTCAAG GCTGCCCAATTTGCTGCGCCATGCAGGTCAGATTTTCTTAAAGCTTTATCCAAGGATCAAGAAGTTGCAGAGGAGGAATGCTTAGCACAAGTTCGCCAGTTCTTGATAAACTTCACTGCAAATGTAGATGCCATTTATGAAATGTATTCCGTAATGAATGCTGAACTGGACTACTTAGTTTGA